A single region of the Thermococcus zilligii AN1 genome encodes:
- a CDS encoding 5-methylcytosine restriction system specificity protein McrC: protein MRTVTIYEFQRKYLRGLHAEGIKVSPSELQRFFGFINSIYGREGDVLSLRYDVSRGDYYIQAHGSVGFAYYLGDEPFMIQVLPKPYRNDPDHRRSMKFFLSLLNLSGNLGMSQHDIERAVSAHREEDELIHEMFFYLYTSQLGQKIFHGMYQEYSEVEENSRTLRGRVLLSRLIRTTPESLDIPIRHTVLGTDNPLNRVLKAALETVAENSSWEGVRREASTLLEYFRGVGRLKDDDPGRVSFNSLNERFRPVYTLAMIVLEGFGRKKRENPVQRGIFMDMSYLFETLVYHTIRRVLQGEAAVYQDYRLPHIVEGAQKVESKLGAVFTFGPPLPDILVETDYGRCVIEVKYRSLLVKMMGQWKRKLVRKSEELYQIYSYSRLAGGSAAVVYPRLEGVYNYWIPDMFGPEESIFSFFDGTPFGLFGYELSRVGREVFITRNGVVLREGVARNLREHLLSLCRAR, encoded by the coding sequence ATGAGAACCGTGACCATCTACGAGTTCCAGAGAAAGTATCTTCGGGGTCTTCACGCGGAGGGGATAAAAGTATCCCCCTCCGAGCTCCAGAGGTTTTTTGGATTCATAAACAGCATTTATGGCCGCGAGGGCGATGTCCTGAGCCTGAGATACGACGTCAGCAGGGGTGACTATTACATCCAGGCACATGGCAGCGTGGGTTTCGCGTACTATCTCGGAGACGAGCCGTTCATGATACAGGTTCTTCCAAAGCCGTACAGAAACGACCCGGACCACAGACGTTCCATGAAGTTCTTTCTCAGCCTTCTGAACCTGAGCGGCAACCTGGGCATGAGCCAGCACGATATAGAGCGCGCAGTCTCTGCACACAGGGAAGAGGACGAGCTGATCCACGAGATGTTCTTTTATCTCTACACCTCCCAACTTGGGCAGAAAATATTCCATGGGATGTACCAGGAATACAGCGAGGTGGAAGAGAACTCCAGGACCCTCCGGGGGAGGGTTCTCCTTTCACGGTTGATAAGAACGACACCTGAAAGCCTGGATATTCCGATTAGGCACACGGTTCTGGGGACTGATAACCCCTTAAACAGGGTGCTGAAAGCCGCACTTGAGACGGTGGCTGAGAACTCGAGCTGGGAAGGAGTTAGAAGGGAAGCCAGTACCCTTCTCGAATACTTTAGGGGAGTTGGCAGGCTTAAGGATGATGACCCGGGCAGGGTGTCTTTTAATTCCCTCAATGAAAGGTTCAGGCCAGTTTATACCCTTGCGATGATAGTTCTCGAAGGTTTCGGCAGGAAAAAACGGGAGAACCCTGTCCAGCGCGGGATTTTTATGGACATGTCATACCTCTTCGAAACCCTTGTCTATCACACAATAAGAAGGGTTCTGCAGGGGGAAGCCGCGGTGTACCAGGACTACAGGCTCCCCCACATCGTTGAGGGCGCTCAAAAAGTGGAGTCAAAACTGGGCGCCGTCTTTACCTTTGGTCCACCTCTCCCAGATATACTGGTTGAGACGGATTATGGAAGGTGCGTAATCGAGGTTAAGTACCGCAGTCTGCTCGTGAAAATGATGGGGCAGTGGAAGAGAAAACTGGTGAGAAAAAGCGAGGAACTTTACCAAATATACTCGTATTCCCGTCTTGCAGGTGGCAGTGCCGCCGTTGTGTACCCCCGCCTTGAGGGAGTTTATAATTACTGGATTCCCGACATGTTTGGGCCGGAGGAAAGCATCTTCAGTTTCTTTGATGGGACTCCCTTCGGCCTTTTCGGATACGAGCTGTCCAGGGTGGGAAGGGAGGTCTTCATCACCAGGAATGGAGTCGTTCTCAGGGAAGGTGTTGCCAGGAACCTGAGGGAACATTTGCTGTCCCTGTGTAGGGCCAGATGA
- a CDS encoding McrB family protein produces the protein MVVMLRPLKTPMYLINRFLDTEYGDFGFVVEDMKLFPNGKYIAVLVRLDDDSRFIHVFGTEGQPVGGWEKGIPVPCTGEVVMLPGEERLAVFTKCGAGEVRIYPVQLTDPESGVLSVTFTKLPLYASFTPHERLVVFCDYKVEYFAPGDVEVIKIPTPQDGFAYIHSVKDTDDSLYMLYTFRTNQRARLELARISLPMFPYYSPLEFWDGIEVISRSSIVPKGGRQVGDIWLKDGSVMAVLGSKGDKEIQIVTPSGIKTALLPGELVFLSFTSRGLFVITGVYGGNLRAGFISFDILNSSKEIGAEDFRGDAVLGRYVPGIVDPKFAGISKDGETLYFGRSGGKSSGGAFYYFLRREVDYLYRLEAPKGQSNDLKLENTASEAHGERHQKAGLDENPGETILVPLLRRFKQVIIYGPPGTGKTHLTLKTAKNAEFVTFHQSYSYEDFVEGFRPIEKEGRVTYTVSDGVFKRLAVRAIYDSLPDEFRKRGENVGYKDMKTAVQEFLKNRRAGEGAPIVPRRDFYMVIDEINRGNISRILGELITLLDPDKRLGAPTEAIVTLPYSGELFALPPNLYIIATMNSADRSIALLDIALRRRFAFVELSPDPEKLRDVNVDGINLEHLLTRINSIIEQEKGKDYTIGHGYFLDIPSADDPRQALYMVFYHKVLPLFQEYFYGNWEHLRSLYPGFEFIDERGRIIWMSLDEFMDALRRLVGSE, from the coding sequence GTGGTTGTAATGCTCAGGCCGTTGAAAACCCCAATGTATTTGATAAACCGGTTCCTGGACACGGAGTATGGCGATTTTGGGTTCGTCGTTGAAGACATGAAGCTGTTCCCCAATGGAAAGTATATTGCGGTTCTGGTGAGGCTGGATGACGACTCAAGGTTCATCCACGTTTTTGGGACAGAGGGGCAGCCGGTCGGAGGGTGGGAAAAGGGAATCCCTGTGCCCTGCACCGGTGAGGTGGTAATGCTCCCCGGGGAGGAAAGGCTTGCCGTCTTTACGAAATGCGGAGCGGGGGAGGTCAGAATATACCCGGTTCAGCTGACAGATCCGGAATCTGGGGTGTTGTCAGTAACTTTTACCAAGCTACCCCTTTACGCAAGCTTCACTCCCCACGAAAGGCTTGTAGTGTTCTGCGATTACAAGGTTGAGTACTTTGCACCCGGGGATGTTGAGGTTATTAAGATTCCAACGCCGCAGGACGGGTTTGCCTATATCCATTCCGTTAAGGATACTGACGACTCACTTTACATGCTTTACACATTCCGAACGAATCAAAGGGCGCGCTTGGAGTTGGCAAGGATTTCCCTCCCCATGTTCCCCTACTATTCCCCGCTGGAATTCTGGGATGGCATTGAGGTCATCTCGAGGTCCAGCATAGTGCCCAAGGGAGGGCGGCAGGTAGGTGACATATGGCTGAAAGACGGTTCTGTTATGGCTGTCCTCGGTAGTAAAGGTGATAAGGAGATTCAAATTGTGACTCCTTCGGGGATAAAAACGGCGCTGTTGCCCGGGGAGCTGGTGTTCCTTTCGTTCACTTCCAGGGGACTTTTTGTCATAACCGGTGTCTACGGGGGAAACCTGAGGGCGGGGTTCATATCCTTTGACATCCTCAACTCATCCAAAGAGATAGGGGCGGAAGATTTCCGGGGAGATGCGGTTCTGGGGAGGTACGTGCCCGGTATCGTTGACCCTAAGTTCGCGGGGATTTCCAAAGATGGTGAAACTCTTTACTTCGGAAGAAGCGGGGGTAAAAGCTCAGGCGGGGCCTTTTATTACTTCCTCCGCAGAGAAGTTGACTACCTGTATCGCCTTGAGGCGCCAAAGGGGCAGAGCAATGATTTAAAGCTAGAGAACACGGCTTCCGAAGCACATGGTGAGAGACATCAGAAGGCGGGTCTGGATGAGAATCCTGGGGAGACGATCCTGGTTCCCCTGCTCAGGAGATTCAAACAGGTCATCATATACGGGCCACCCGGCACAGGTAAGACGCATCTGACACTAAAAACTGCCAAGAACGCGGAGTTTGTCACGTTCCACCAGTCGTACAGCTATGAGGATTTCGTGGAGGGTTTCAGACCCATTGAAAAGGAAGGAAGAGTCACATATACTGTCTCCGATGGCGTGTTTAAGCGCCTCGCCGTGAGAGCAATATACGATTCTCTGCCGGATGAATTCCGAAAACGCGGGGAGAACGTGGGGTACAAGGACATGAAGACGGCCGTCCAGGAATTCCTGAAAAACAGACGGGCAGGGGAGGGGGCTCCTATTGTTCCCAGGAGGGATTTCTACATGGTAATCGACGAGATCAACCGGGGTAACATAAGCAGAATCCTGGGGGAGCTGATAACCCTCCTTGACCCGGATAAGAGGCTGGGTGCCCCTACGGAGGCCATAGTGACCCTCCCCTACTCGGGGGAGCTTTTCGCACTGCCCCCAAACCTATACATCATTGCCACCATGAACTCGGCCGACAGGAGCATAGCCCTGCTCGATATTGCACTCAGGAGAAGATTCGCGTTCGTGGAACTTTCTCCGGATCCGGAGAAGCTCAGAGATGTGAACGTGGATGGCATAAACTTGGAACACCTCCTGACGAGGATAAACTCAATCATCGAGCAGGAGAAGGGCAAAGACTATACCATCGGGCACGGTTACTTTCTCGATATCCCCTCCGCAGACGATCCAAGGCAGGCACTCTACATGGTCTTCTACCACAAGGTGTTGCCCCTCTTTCAGGAGTACTTCTACGGGAACTGGGAGCATCTTAGATCCCTTTATCCGGGCTTTGAGTTCATAGACGAGAGGGGCAGGATAATCTGGATGAGCCTTGATGAGTTCATGGACGCCCTTCGCAGGCTGGTGGGGTCCGAATGA
- a CDS encoding DUF1699 family protein produces MRVEVKAKNNGELLRKLDKSLNENVTEVYINLRPTKEIVVHILERAPGVRRISCPPSLYPKVSRRIISALSQLGVELVPEGHPRGRPRKYSGETVKTVLEMFSSGKEPREISRSLGIPLRTVYHLLEKASGAEEYLKRRHPFGEPDLLLLPSRNSPGRVREDQALE; encoded by the coding sequence ATGAGGGTGGAGGTCAAGGCCAAAAACAATGGTGAACTCCTCAGGAAGCTCGATAAAAGCCTTAACGAGAACGTTACCGAGGTCTACATAAACCTCCGCCCGACGAAGGAGATAGTTGTTCACATCCTCGAGAGGGCCCCTGGCGTTAGGAGAATCAGCTGTCCGCCAAGTCTCTATCCAAAGGTCTCCAGAAGGATAATAAGCGCCCTTTCCCAGCTCGGCGTGGAGCTCGTTCCGGAGGGCCATCCCCGGGGGAGGCCGAGGAAGTACAGTGGAGAGACTGTCAAAACCGTCCTTGAAATGTTCTCCTCGGGCAAGGAACCCAGAGAGATAAGCCGCTCCTTAGGGATCCCGCTGAGGACAGTCTACCACCTTCTTGAGAAGGCCTCCGGGGCAGAGGAATACCTGAAGCGGAGGCACCCTTTCGGGGAGCCTGATCTTCTTCTCCTTCCTTCTCGGAATAGCCCCGGTCGTGTCCGCGAGGATCAGGCTTTGGAGTAA
- a CDS encoding DUF530 family protein, with protein MTTTEELVSQVNKMLDDIGIDMAGLFEDFDVVKLAYTLKKNLSLLDEMEEELERRVGELIPALHSMDKKSRDPHIQWLYRKKRNRALALERLHTAITAHRMALAHISANYEFYLGKSPIKVDSIKKDELGKIKAKEKPVKLGRIEVLPYLPYSGDVLRLLSREGVEIRETFKFIKGKLREKGTVRTRGLRIEVEYWSDNRLKRDKIDLPADADIEEELRKRYGRRFRWRVLSFIKTKGVLINNHYTVDSLSLAYSLLDPKDGPEKLALDIFRYYFLTSPAERETLGLYPGIKQCVDCHYSLLDLPFKREPDFKTGYGSMLLIKKCEIEKMLSGKRTDISSIPNYTLGGIILYGITPWDEGKVSELLGINVEDLTEDIKKFVLSGLHTALFSNVDKFEKFMPRSDKAKKFLSLLQG; from the coding sequence ATGACAACGACCGAGGAGCTGGTGTCTCAGGTCAACAAGATGCTCGATGATATAGGAATAGATATGGCCGGGTTATTTGAGGATTTCGACGTTGTTAAGCTGGCCTATACTCTGAAGAAAAACCTCTCCCTTCTGGACGAGATGGAAGAGGAACTGGAAAGGAGGGTCGGTGAGTTAATTCCGGCCCTCCACAGTATGGACAAGAAAAGTCGTGACCCGCACATACAGTGGCTCTACCGAAAAAAAAGAAACAGGGCCCTGGCCCTTGAGAGGCTCCACACCGCTATAACGGCACACAGGATGGCCTTAGCACACATCTCGGCCAACTACGAGTTCTATCTCGGAAAATCTCCGATAAAAGTCGATTCCATTAAGAAAGACGAGCTTGGCAAAATAAAGGCCAAAGAAAAGCCGGTTAAATTGGGCAGGATTGAAGTTCTCCCCTATCTTCCCTATTCCGGTGACGTCCTGAGGCTGCTTTCCAGGGAAGGCGTTGAGATCAGGGAGACCTTTAAGTTCATAAAGGGGAAGCTGAGGGAAAAAGGGACCGTCAGGACCAGGGGATTGAGGATAGAGGTTGAGTACTGGAGCGACAATAGGCTGAAGAGGGACAAGATCGACCTTCCGGCGGACGCTGACATAGAGGAAGAACTCAGGAAGAGGTACGGGCGCAGGTTTAGATGGCGGGTTCTGAGCTTTATTAAGACTAAGGGAGTCCTGATCAACAACCACTACACCGTGGACAGCCTTTCCCTTGCGTACTCTCTCCTGGATCCCAAGGACGGCCCGGAAAAGCTCGCCCTCGACATATTCCGGTACTATTTCCTCACGTCCCCCGCCGAGAGGGAGACCCTTGGCCTTTATCCCGGTATCAAACAGTGCGTTGACTGCCACTACTCCCTGCTTGATTTGCCGTTCAAACGCGAACCTGACTTCAAGACGGGTTATGGGAGCATGCTTCTCATAAAGAAGTGCGAGATCGAGAAGATGCTCTCGGGAAAAAGAACGGACATAAGTTCGATTCCGAACTATACCCTGGGAGGGATTATCCTCTACGGCATCACCCCGTGGGATGAAGGGAAGGTAAGCGAACTGCTCGGAATAAACGTGGAGGACCTGACCGAGGATATAAAGAAGTTCGTGCTTTCCGGCCTCCACACGGCCCTCTTCTCTAACGTTGACAAATTCGAGAAGTTCATGCCGAGGAGCGACAAGGCCAAGAAGTTCCTCTCCCTTCTCCAGGGGTGA
- a CDS encoding DNA topoisomerase IV subunit A, with translation MPQAKIHREKPKEKFSYDPKKVLRMLDEHARRVLEDIKRGKNPYFDIPMRGLNNVYFDEESRLIKLGDKLSRRYFLNVAHARKFMQTLIIMAYVKRLVSEDKHASLREAYYANKHTIPGTHENTFEDQSESDPIIEDLERMFGVLREEMNLTADRRGYIYGDIVIRDGEDEFNASKLGSGGWAVPGTVEHIQFSEINVDYALVVETAAMADRLIEEKYSKKENALIIATQGQASRGVRRLIHRLHYEEGLPIIVFTDGDPYGWYIYSTIKLGSINLAYLSEKLATPEAKFVGMTMDDIKRYGLENVTEKLKGIPPSKKGGPTGDYKRIIEEMNYPWFQNEEWQRQLKLALDWGVRIEQQALANKSLEFVAKEYLPEKINNGDLLP, from the coding sequence ATGCCTCAAGCTAAAATTCACCGCGAGAAGCCGAAGGAGAAGTTCTCATACGATCCGAAGAAAGTCCTTAGAATGCTTGACGAGCACGCGAGGAGAGTGCTTGAGGATATAAAGCGGGGAAAGAACCCCTACTTTGATATCCCGATGCGCGGGCTGAACAACGTCTACTTCGACGAGGAATCCAGGCTCATCAAGCTGGGCGACAAACTCTCAAGGCGCTACTTCCTCAACGTTGCCCACGCCAGAAAGTTCATGCAGACCCTGATCATAATGGCCTACGTGAAAAGACTCGTGAGCGAGGACAAGCACGCCAGCCTTCGTGAAGCTTATTACGCCAACAAACACACAATTCCCGGAACCCATGAAAACACCTTCGAGGATCAGAGCGAGAGCGACCCAATCATTGAGGACCTCGAGAGAATGTTTGGAGTGCTGAGGGAGGAGATGAACCTCACGGCGGACAGGCGCGGCTACATCTACGGGGACATAGTCATCCGCGATGGCGAGGACGAGTTCAACGCGAGCAAGCTCGGAAGCGGCGGCTGGGCCGTTCCAGGAACGGTTGAGCACATTCAGTTCTCTGAGATAAACGTTGACTACGCTCTGGTCGTTGAGACAGCGGCTATGGCAGATCGCCTCATTGAGGAAAAGTACTCCAAGAAGGAGAACGCCCTGATAATAGCGACGCAGGGACAGGCTTCCCGCGGTGTCAGAAGGCTTATCCACAGGCTCCACTACGAGGAGGGCTTACCGATAATAGTCTTCACCGACGGTGACCCCTACGGCTGGTACATCTACTCCACAATAAAGCTGGGTTCGATTAACCTGGCCTACCTCAGCGAGAAGCTGGCAACGCCCGAGGCCAAGTTCGTCGGCATGACCATGGACGACATAAAGCGCTACGGCCTGGAGAACGTCACCGAGAAGCTGAAGGGTATCCCGCCCAGCAAGAAGGGCGGCCCGACGGGTGACTACAAGAGGATAATAGAGGAGATGAACTATCCCTGGTTCCAGAACGAGGAGTGGCAGAGGCAGCTCAAGCTCGCCCTGGACTGGGGAGTTAGGATTGAGCAGCAGGCTTTGGCAAATAAGTCCCTTGAGTTCGTCGCCAAGGAGTACCTCCCGGAAAAGATCAACAACGGTGATCTGCTGCCATGA
- the top6B gene encoding DNA topoisomerase VI subunit B: MVEANQLFKEFKIQSVSEFFRRNAAMLGYTGKVRSLTTLVHEAVTNSLDACEEAGIPPYVRVEIEELGEEHYKVVVEDNGPGIPEEYIAHVFGKMLAGTKAHRNIQSRGQQGIGISGAVMFAQTTSGKATRVITSTGGDEIIEAWVNIDVDRNEGKIIKKEKHPNPKGWRGTRIELEVKNVKYVRSKQGVYWYLKLTAIANPHAHIELIEPDGKLIVFPRSSDYIPEPPVEMKPHPKGVMTDDVYRLAMKTKKNTVRRFLIGEFSRISDQKVDELIEYIAALRLIKTVEDKNLQEQYYQRLMEGDVKAVLRAFDGYTKVVKEVAKLMEKPPEKLTWHEAEEIVQAFKYMKFLAPPTHGLRPIGEENIEKGLKEILRPEFVTAVTRPPRVYSGGIPFQVEVGIAYGGEIPAGFDLYRYANRVPLLFDAGICVTTQAAHSIDWKRYRVDDLENTPLVLMVNVLSVHVPYTGTGKQSIASDEDIYNEVRLAIMDAARRLQNYLSGKHRRLAQVRRRKTFEKYVPEIARALNILTGEPEEKIREYFINFIESRFAALESEEVPVEEVEENASS, translated from the coding sequence ATGGTCGAGGCGAATCAGCTTTTTAAGGAGTTCAAGATTCAAAGCGTTAGCGAGTTCTTCAGACGAAACGCGGCAATGCTGGGCTATACCGGCAAGGTTCGTTCCCTCACAACGCTGGTTCACGAGGCGGTGACTAACTCATTAGACGCCTGCGAGGAGGCCGGAATACCACCCTACGTCAGGGTGGAAATTGAGGAACTTGGAGAGGAGCACTACAAGGTCGTTGTTGAGGACAACGGCCCGGGGATCCCCGAGGAGTACATAGCCCACGTCTTTGGAAAGATGCTCGCCGGAACCAAGGCCCACAGGAACATCCAGAGCAGGGGCCAGCAGGGTATCGGTATAAGCGGCGCCGTGATGTTCGCCCAGACGACGAGCGGAAAAGCAACGCGCGTGATCACCTCCACGGGTGGGGATGAAATCATCGAAGCCTGGGTCAACATAGACGTGGACAGGAACGAGGGTAAAATAATCAAGAAGGAGAAGCACCCAAACCCCAAGGGCTGGCGCGGGACGAGGATAGAGCTGGAAGTGAAGAACGTCAAATATGTCCGCTCGAAGCAGGGCGTTTACTGGTATCTAAAGCTAACTGCGATAGCCAACCCCCATGCTCACATCGAGCTTATAGAGCCGGACGGAAAGCTCATCGTCTTCCCCAGGTCGAGCGACTACATCCCGGAGCCGCCGGTTGAGATGAAGCCACACCCAAAGGGTGTAATGACGGACGACGTTTACAGGCTGGCAATGAAGACCAAGAAAAACACCGTCAGAAGGTTCCTCATCGGTGAGTTCTCGAGGATAAGCGACCAGAAGGTCGATGAGCTGATCGAGTACATAGCAGCCCTCAGGCTCATAAAGACCGTCGAGGACAAGAACCTCCAGGAGCAGTACTACCAGAGGCTCATGGAAGGGGACGTCAAAGCCGTTCTGAGGGCCTTCGACGGCTACACCAAGGTCGTTAAAGAGGTCGCGAAGCTCATGGAGAAACCGCCTGAGAAGCTCACCTGGCACGAAGCTGAGGAGATAGTCCAGGCCTTTAAATACATGAAGTTCCTCGCTCCCCCAACGCACGGTCTGAGGCCTATAGGCGAGGAGAACATCGAGAAGGGCCTGAAAGAAATCCTCAGGCCTGAGTTCGTCACAGCTGTAACGAGGCCGCCCAGGGTCTACTCCGGTGGTATCCCCTTCCAGGTGGAGGTGGGCATAGCCTACGGTGGGGAAATTCCAGCAGGCTTTGACCTCTACCGCTACGCCAACCGCGTCCCGCTCCTCTTTGATGCCGGCATATGTGTAACAACCCAGGCGGCGCACTCGATAGACTGGAAGCGCTATAGGGTGGACGACCTCGAGAATACGCCATTGGTTCTGATGGTAAACGTCCTCAGCGTTCACGTCCCCTACACCGGAACCGGAAAGCAGAGCATAGCCAGCGACGAGGACATCTACAACGAGGTTCGCCTTGCCATAATGGACGCCGCCAGGAGGCTTCAGAACTATCTAAGCGGCAAGCACCGGAGATTGGCCCAGGTCAGGAGGAGGAAGACCTTCGAGAAGTACGTCCCGGAGATAGCGAGGGCGCTGAACATACTCACGGGTGAACCTGAGGAGAAAATTAGGGAGTACTTCATCAACTTCATTGAGAGCCGCTTCGCTGCCCTGGAGTCTGAAGAGGTCCCGGTTGAGGAGGTGGAGGAGAATGCCTCAAGCTAA
- a CDS encoding KH domain-containing protein, translated as MDEFERLLKKYERVDEDGGVEGEEDEITFTSLGEQEEFVKIPKERVAVLIGKKGQTKAEIERRTKTRIDVDSETGEVFITATEKTDDPLAVWKARDVVLAIGRGFSPERAFRLFNEGETLEVIDLTDVIIGNEKNALPRIRGRIIGRKGRTREIIEEMSGADISVYGKTVAIIGNPIQIEVAKTAVEKLVRGSPHGVVYRYLERRKKDLELESTAYYETIEGREPPVELKDDEEEE; from the coding sequence ATGGACGAGTTTGAGAGACTCCTGAAGAAGTACGAGAGGGTTGACGAGGACGGGGGGGTTGAGGGGGAAGAGGATGAGATCACGTTTACCTCCTTAGGCGAGCAGGAGGAGTTCGTTAAAATCCCGAAGGAGAGGGTAGCCGTTCTCATCGGGAAGAAAGGGCAGACCAAAGCGGAGATCGAGAGAAGAACGAAAACCAGGATAGACGTTGACAGCGAGACCGGGGAAGTCTTCATAACGGCAACAGAAAAAACCGACGACCCCCTTGCAGTCTGGAAGGCCCGGGACGTGGTTTTAGCCATAGGGAGGGGCTTTTCCCCTGAGAGGGCGTTCAGGCTTTTCAACGAGGGCGAAACCCTGGAGGTCATTGACCTCACCGATGTCATCATCGGCAACGAGAAAAACGCACTTCCGAGGATCAGGGGCAGGATAATAGGCAGAAAAGGCAGGACAAGGGAGATAATAGAGGAGATGAGCGGTGCGGACATAAGCGTCTATGGCAAAACCGTCGCAATAATCGGGAACCCGATCCAGATTGAAGTCGCCAAAACCGCCGTGGAAAAGCTTGTCAGGGGTTCTCCCCACGGTGTGGTCTACAGGTACCTCGAGAGGAGAAAGAAAGACCTCGAACTCGAGAGCACGGCTTATTACGAAACGATTGAAGGGAGAGAGCCTCCCGTAGAGCTCAAAGACGATGAAGAGGAGGAATGA
- a CDS encoding serine protein kinase RIO, whose protein sequence is MREDALEREIEEILGLRERREKDSELYKIANEVFDRTTKETLAYFHRRGKIKELYGVISTGKEANVFAGVDDRGERIAVKIYRTYTTEFRRIWEYLAADPRIGYLPKDMRKLVFVWARREFKNLQRAIKYAVRVPEPRAFRNNVLIMEFIGGELPAPRLKDVEKDLEKTDFEELYDFAMGVIERLWKRGDMVHGDLSEYNILIHEGPVVIDWSQATVKRNRVSLELLRRDLANVSNYFRKKGVEVEDPEEKFRELVEG, encoded by the coding sequence ATGCGCGAGGATGCACTGGAGCGGGAGATCGAGGAAATACTGGGCCTGAGGGAGAGGAGGGAAAAGGACAGCGAGCTCTACAAGATAGCCAACGAGGTCTTTGACAGGACCACCAAGGAGACCTTAGCTTATTTCCACAGGAGGGGGAAGATAAAGGAACTCTACGGCGTCATAAGTACGGGCAAAGAGGCCAACGTCTTTGCGGGCGTCGATGACCGGGGGGAAAGGATAGCCGTGAAGATCTACAGAACCTACACCACCGAGTTCAGGAGGATATGGGAATACCTTGCGGCCGACCCCAGGATAGGCTACCTGCCAAAGGACATGAGGAAGCTCGTCTTCGTCTGGGCGAGGAGGGAGTTTAAAAACCTCCAGAGGGCGATAAAGTACGCGGTTCGAGTTCCCGAACCCCGTGCTTTTCGCAACAACGTGCTCATCATGGAGTTCATAGGCGGTGAGCTGCCCGCCCCAAGGCTCAAGGACGTTGAGAAAGACCTCGAGAAGACCGACTTCGAGGAGCTCTACGATTTCGCGATGGGAGTAATCGAGAGGCTCTGGAAGAGGGGAGACATGGTTCACGGTGATTTAAGCGAGTACAACATCCTTATCCATGAGGGGCCCGTGGTGATAGACTGGTCCCAGGCGACAGTAAAAAGAAACCGCGTGAGCCTCGAACTGTTGAGGAGGGATCTGGCCAACGTCTCCAACTACTTCAGAAAAAAGGGAGTTGAGGTGGAGGATCCGGAAGAAAAGTTCCGCGAGCTCGTTGAGGGGTGA